In Pedosphaera parvula Ellin514, the following proteins share a genomic window:
- the der gene encoding ribosome biogenesis GTPase Der → MSGLIAIVGRPNVGKSALFNRIAGRRIAIVHDMPGVTRDRVSAEVEWGGHAFTLVDTGGIGLLRREKAADVITKAALEQVDLAIEAAHVIILAANVQEGIVPLDQEVADKLRRSGKPVLVAANKVDTQKVEAAALEFTELGFDKVFPVSAIHGEGIVDLMNAATALLPPREILEKAEVDEDVFEGTPEVEGKTKSELKGPLKLAIVGRPNVGKSSIINALTQSERVIVSPIPGTTRDAVDVPFEVEADGIRQSYLLIDTAGLRKSRRVDDSVEFYSVKRTEDSIARADICVLVLDAEAGITEQDKKVADKIVEERRACIVVVNKWDLVEESVRESREQEIERRDAKTRDRDERKVRRLTTLGEFGQWVQEHLFFLDYAPVIFTSAKSGFHLDRLLEAVRYVADQLQQKVPTSILNRALNDAVENRQPISAAGHRLKFFYATQVRQAPPTFLLFVNRDELFSDPYRKYLAGELRKAFGYEGCPIILVPKPRPKTVEPVRRFKKLRENPQKRHHARDRSRR, encoded by the coding sequence ATGTCAGGTTTGATAGCCATTGTGGGCCGGCCAAATGTCGGCAAGTCGGCGTTGTTCAATCGTATTGCGGGCCGACGCATCGCCATTGTGCACGATATGCCCGGTGTTACTCGTGATCGCGTAAGCGCCGAGGTCGAATGGGGTGGCCACGCCTTTACCCTTGTCGATACCGGCGGCATTGGGCTCCTCCGCCGCGAAAAAGCCGCTGACGTCATCACCAAGGCGGCTTTGGAGCAAGTTGATCTGGCCATTGAAGCTGCCCACGTCATCATCCTTGCCGCGAATGTTCAGGAAGGCATCGTCCCGCTAGACCAGGAGGTCGCTGATAAATTGCGCCGCTCCGGCAAACCAGTCCTAGTCGCCGCCAATAAGGTTGACACGCAAAAGGTTGAAGCTGCCGCCCTCGAATTCACAGAGCTCGGCTTTGATAAGGTTTTTCCCGTCAGTGCCATCCATGGTGAAGGCATTGTAGATCTGATGAATGCCGCCACTGCCCTGCTTCCACCCAGGGAAATCCTGGAGAAAGCGGAAGTCGATGAGGATGTCTTCGAAGGAACACCTGAAGTGGAGGGCAAGACAAAGAGCGAGCTGAAAGGTCCGCTCAAACTCGCCATCGTTGGCCGCCCCAATGTGGGCAAATCTTCCATCATCAATGCTCTTACCCAATCTGAACGCGTCATTGTCAGCCCTATTCCCGGCACAACGCGCGACGCTGTGGACGTTCCTTTTGAAGTTGAAGCCGACGGCATCCGCCAGTCCTATTTACTTATTGATACTGCCGGACTTCGCAAATCCCGCCGCGTTGATGACTCCGTTGAATTTTATAGTGTGAAGCGCACCGAGGATTCCATCGCGCGCGCAGATATTTGTGTTCTCGTTCTGGACGCTGAAGCAGGGATTACCGAGCAGGACAAAAAAGTGGCCGATAAAATCGTGGAAGAACGCAGGGCCTGCATCGTGGTGGTTAATAAATGGGACCTCGTGGAGGAGTCCGTCCGTGAGTCCCGCGAACAGGAGATCGAACGCCGCGATGCGAAAACCCGTGATCGTGACGAACGCAAAGTCCGCCGTCTCACCACGCTGGGAGAGTTCGGTCAATGGGTGCAGGAACATCTCTTCTTTCTGGATTACGCTCCCGTCATTTTTACCTCTGCAAAATCCGGGTTCCATCTCGACCGACTGCTCGAAGCCGTTCGCTACGTCGCTGACCAGCTTCAGCAGAAAGTTCCCACATCCATTTTAAATCGCGCCCTGAATGATGCCGTGGAAAATCGTCAGCCTATCAGTGCGGCGGGCCATCGCCTCAAGTTTTTCTACGCCACCCAGGTCAGGCAAGCACCCCCAACCTTCCTGCTATTCGTCAATCGCGACGAATTGTTTTCCGATCCTTATAGAAAATATTTGGCAGGGGAACTTCGCAAGGCATTTGGCTACGAAGGCTGCCCTATTATCCTCGTCCCCAAACCCCGCCCCAAAACCGTGGAACCGGTCCGGCGCTTCAAGAAACTCAGGGAAAATCCACAAAAAAGGCACCACGCAAGGGATCGTTCCCGAAGGTAG